A window of Acropora muricata isolate sample 2 chromosome 3, ASM3666990v1, whole genome shotgun sequence contains these coding sequences:
- the LOC136911417 gene encoding uncharacterized protein isoform X2 encodes MLLEDVFTNIRLDSSNIKTEGYFLRTTVIQPTRPTNYSGKFHAFIMDKLVLVIIFSTFVALSSSFPSQESDSLENEWIEKAIKTRREELADAREIAENDMEDNELIARNKVLCPELGMLQHYDIDLKTSHIDCNPVARKRAANLFAKEFKKRELEFEIAQKARRSGACCSPDCDWLLDYLEIDSTVVKCLDRK; translated from the exons ATGTTGCTTGAAGACGTCTTCACTAATATCAG ACTTGATTCCAGCAATATAAAGACTGAGGGTTACTTCCTACGCACCACAGTCATCCAACCAACTCGGCCCACAAACTACTCCGGCAAGTTTCACGCCTTCATCATGGACAAACTTGTATTAGTTATAATTTTCTCTACCTTTGTTGCTTTATCAA GTTCCTTTCCAAGCCAAGAAAGCG ACTCTCTGGAAAATGAGTGGATTGAAAAAGCAA TTAAGACCAGGAGAGAGGAGCTGGCTGATGCACGAG AAATTGCAGAAAATGACATGGAGGATAATGAACTTA TTGCTCGCAATAAAGTGCTTTGTCCAGAACTTGGTATGCTGCAGCATTATGACATTGATCTAAAGACGAGTCACATCGACTGCAACCCTGTAGCGAGAAAAC GTGCCGCCAACCTGTTCGCAAAAGAGTTCAAAAAGCGAG AATTGGAATTCGAGATCGCCCAAAAAG CTCGCCGATCTGGAGCCTGTTGCAGTCCTGATTGTGACTGGCTACTTGACTATTTGGAAATCGATTCAACAGTGGTCAAGTGTCTTGATCGAAAATGA
- the LOC136911417 gene encoding uncharacterized protein isoform X3, producing the protein MYIINSITGFPANCIVKLESSGLDSSNIKTEGYFLRTTVIQPTRPTNYSGKFHAFIMDKLVLVIIFSTFVALSSSFPSQESDSLENEWIEKAIKTRREELADARVARNKVLCPELGMLQHYDIDLKTSHIDCNPVARKRAANLFAKEFKKRELEFEIAQKARRSGACCSPDCDWLLDYLEIDSTVVKCLDRK; encoded by the exons ATGTATATCATAAATTCGATCACCGGCTTCCCTGCAAACTGCATCGTGAAATTAGAGTCTTCAGG ACTTGATTCCAGCAATATAAAGACTGAGGGTTACTTCCTACGCACCACAGTCATCCAACCAACTCGGCCCACAAACTACTCCGGCAAGTTTCACGCCTTCATCATGGACAAACTTGTATTAGTTATAATTTTCTCTACCTTTGTTGCTTTATCAA GTTCCTTTCCAAGCCAAGAAAGCG ACTCTCTGGAAAATGAGTGGATTGAAAAAGCAA TTAAGACCAGGAGAGAGGAGCTGGCTGATGCACGAG TTGCTCGCAATAAAGTGCTTTGTCCAGAACTTGGTATGCTGCAGCATTATGACATTGATCTAAAGACGAGTCACATCGACTGCAACCCTGTAGCGAGAAAAC GTGCCGCCAACCTGTTCGCAAAAGAGTTCAAAAAGCGAG AATTGGAATTCGAGATCGCCCAAAAAG CTCGCCGATCTGGAGCCTGTTGCAGTCCTGATTGTGACTGGCTACTTGACTATTTGGAAATCGATTCAACAGTGGTCAAGTGTCTTGATCGAAAATGA
- the LOC136911417 gene encoding uncharacterized protein isoform X1 — translation MYIINSITGFPANCIVKLESSGLDSSNIKTEGYFLRTTVIQPTRPTNYSGKFHAFIMDKLVLVIIFSTFVALSSSFPSQESDSLENEWIEKAIKTRREELADAREIAENDMEDNELIARNKVLCPELGMLQHYDIDLKTSHIDCNPVARKRAANLFAKEFKKRELEFEIAQKARRSGACCSPDCDWLLDYLEIDSTVVKCLDRK, via the exons ATGTATATCATAAATTCGATCACCGGCTTCCCTGCAAACTGCATCGTGAAATTAGAGTCTTCAGG ACTTGATTCCAGCAATATAAAGACTGAGGGTTACTTCCTACGCACCACAGTCATCCAACCAACTCGGCCCACAAACTACTCCGGCAAGTTTCACGCCTTCATCATGGACAAACTTGTATTAGTTATAATTTTCTCTACCTTTGTTGCTTTATCAA GTTCCTTTCCAAGCCAAGAAAGCG ACTCTCTGGAAAATGAGTGGATTGAAAAAGCAA TTAAGACCAGGAGAGAGGAGCTGGCTGATGCACGAG AAATTGCAGAAAATGACATGGAGGATAATGAACTTA TTGCTCGCAATAAAGTGCTTTGTCCAGAACTTGGTATGCTGCAGCATTATGACATTGATCTAAAGACGAGTCACATCGACTGCAACCCTGTAGCGAGAAAAC GTGCCGCCAACCTGTTCGCAAAAGAGTTCAAAAAGCGAG AATTGGAATTCGAGATCGCCCAAAAAG CTCGCCGATCTGGAGCCTGTTGCAGTCCTGATTGTGACTGGCTACTTGACTATTTGGAAATCGATTCAACAGTGGTCAAGTGTCTTGATCGAAAATGA